One segment of Pyrococcus sp. ST04 DNA contains the following:
- a CDS encoding tRNA (adenine-N1)-methyltransferase, translating to MIREGEKVLLLDPRGKKYIVTAQKKDFHTDLGIIKLEEIIGKEFGDSIRSHKGYEFKILRPKIIDYLDKMKRGPQIVHQKDAALIVAYAGISPGDFIVEAGVGSGALTLFLANIVGPEGKIVSYEIREDFAKLAWENIKWAGFEDRVTIKLKNIYEGIDEENVDHVILDLPQPENVVEHAAKALKPGGFFVAYTPCANQVMRLREKLREFKDVFVKPRTIDVVVFEQEVKKDCMRPTTTILAHTGYITFARKR from the coding sequence ATGATTAGAGAGGGGGAAAAAGTTCTTCTCTTAGACCCTAGAGGGAAAAAATACATAGTAACTGCCCAGAAAAAAGACTTTCACACAGATTTAGGCATAATAAAGCTCGAAGAAATTATCGGAAAGGAGTTTGGAGATTCAATAAGAAGCCACAAAGGCTACGAGTTCAAGATCCTAAGACCGAAGATAATAGACTACCTTGATAAGATGAAGAGAGGACCTCAAATAGTTCACCAAAAAGATGCCGCCTTAATAGTTGCCTATGCAGGAATATCCCCTGGAGATTTTATAGTTGAAGCTGGTGTCGGAAGCGGCGCTCTAACCCTATTCTTGGCCAATATAGTGGGGCCAGAGGGAAAGATAGTGAGTTATGAAATCAGAGAAGATTTTGCAAAACTCGCATGGGAAAACATAAAATGGGCCGGATTTGAAGATAGAGTCACTATAAAGCTAAAGAACATATACGAGGGCATAGATGAGGAAAACGTTGATCACGTAATTCTTGATTTGCCTCAACCAGAAAATGTAGTTGAACACGCAGCAAAGGCTTTAAAGCCGGGAGGGTTCTTTGTCGCCTACACCCCCTGTGCAAATCAGGTTATGAGGTTAAGGGAAAAGCTCAGGGAATTTAAAGATGTTTTCGTGAAGCCTAGAACAATAGACGTGGTGGTATTTGAGCAAGAAGTGAAGAAAGATTGCATGAGGCCAACTACAACGATTCTCGCCCACACAGGTTACATAACATTCGCAAGAAAGAGATAG